TAAATATCAAGTTGGAGCATATAAAGATATTAAAGGAGTAGAAGGATTTGATGCCCATCATGCAGGGCAGAAAGCTTTAATGAAGAAATTAGTGAAAAATTATGATTTAAATACTGCTCCTGCTATTAATGTTCCAAAGGTAGGACATACAATAGGTGGACCAAATGGCATTGTTTCAAGAAGCACTAAAGGTATAGATAATCCAAGACAATTATTAGCAAGAGATATTAATGAATTAAGAAGAGTCTATGATGACATACCGAACTCTGCTTTAAAAGAACTTATTGAACTTAACAAAAAAATGTATCCAGAAATGAGGAAGTAAAATGAATGAGATTTTTGTTAAATCACTTTACGAATCTATTATCAAAGAGAACATTCAGCTATACAAAAACTTGTTTGAAACAACGAATGTTACTTCTAAAACTGACGATTATTGGAAACAAGCTATTAGTTTTTACGATAGTTTAACTGATGAAAATAAAGACACTTTAATAAGAATAATTGAACAAACCATGATTGATACTATTTCAAACATGCTAGGTGTAATTGATGGAAGCTCAACTTTAATAGATTGTCCGTTAGTACCAAAATTACTGCTTGATTCTAACGATACAGAAGGGGAACTACAAGATTTGTTTTTAGAATTTATAGAAGAAAGAGATAGTAACAGTTAATTGAAAGTTTGATTGCATGTTTTTATAAATAGTAAAAATGACACTAGTGTTGCATAAATATTATCGAAATTTTCAGTTTACTTGTTTTTCCTAATAAGAACCAAAAAGGTAAATACCTAATTAAAGGCGGTTCTGTCCGTTTGGAAATTTATTTACAATTAGACCTATAGACCTGTGAGACGACAACAAATTTACTTATTAAGGGATGGCTGTTCCTTCAATTTTTCGAAGCCAAATATACGCTGGCTTCCATAGCGAAGCCCTTAAATAACGGCTAATTTGTAAGGTTTTTCGCTTACTCCCTGTTTCAATTTGCGCTAGAACATGTAGACAAAAAACAATAAGTGCAATAAATACTTGGTTTTGAATCGTCCATTCGCTCTGACCGTAGAATTTTTTAATACTGAGATGTTGTTTGATCCATTTGAAAAATAATTCTATGGCCCAGCGTGATTTGTACATTTCTGAGATTTCTTCGGCAC
The DNA window shown above is from Bacillus sp. (in: firmicutes) and carries:
- a CDS encoding transposase, whose product is MNEIFVKSLYESIIKENIQLYKNLFETTNVTSKTDDYWKQAISFYDSLTDENKDTLIRIIEQTMIDTISNMLGVIDGSSTLIDCPLVPKLLLDSNDTEGELQDLFLEFIEERDSNS
- a CDS encoding transposase, coding for ENSSVLSDQMVLIGTTQNRAENYFRLIKVLDTKGNELHLITNRFDLSAEEISEMYKSRWAIELFFKWIKQHLSIKKFYGQSEWTIQNQVFIALIVFCLHVLAQIETGSKRKTLQISRYLRASLWKPAYIWLRKIEGTAIP